A genomic segment from Necator americanus strain Aroian chromosome III, whole genome shotgun sequence encodes:
- a CDS encoding hypothetical protein (NECATOR_CHRIII.G11796.T1), whose protein sequence is MRPFNSRQSPPDPRLQKSAGSMDPSHFDAWHMGIYTYIIWVSICQFLLLRQHQKEFLKDLLTEDESWVFYDSIAHRPVWLPGGEDSPKQAKSELYPKRFLLCCFWDSRGMLFYEPQPLRLQGHTGSIYVSQLQSLA, encoded by the coding sequence ATGCGTCCATTCAACAGTCGTCAGTCGCCTCCAGATCCTCGGCTACAGAAAAGTGCTGGCTCGATGGATCCTTCACACTTTGATGCATGGCATATGggcatatatacatatattatatgGGTATCCATCTGTCAGTTTCTCCTTCTTCGCCAGCATCAAAAGGAGTTTCTCAAAGATCTTCTTACCGAAGATGAGAGTTGGGTCTTCTATGACTCTATCGCGCACCGTCCTGTGTGGCTCCCTGGAGGAGAAGACTCGCCAAAGCAAGCCAAATCGGAGCTCTACCCCAAAAGGTTTCTCCTTTGTTGCTTCTGGGATTCAAGGggaatgctgttttatgaGCCTCAGCCATTGCGCCTACAAGGCCACACCGGTTCAATATACGTTAGTCAGCTCCAGAGTCTCGCATAG
- a CDS encoding hypothetical protein (NECATOR_CHRIII.G11797.T1), with translation MNTLITVWIFLPHASSFFFPTSSTGCHCNQCPQTPSCPLQPTCPPVQSCPEPVTECCPTCTCKNKKRTKRSTELLSNAIFIVDYDTTPQKHREKHRQKRDVLDDVVKVDAKCNSEELRAVIIENIDRMTSVSKRRIQAEAERQLGGRYNVICARGDFSYITNTESFCQQTTGDVTCYVFKQLSDIIRARLS, from the exons ATGAATACGCTAATTACGGTATGGATTTTCCTCCCACACGcatcctctttcttcttcccgACATCAAGTACTGGATGCCATTGTAATCAGTGCCCTCAAACACCATCGTGTCCACTCCAGCCTACATGTCCACCTGTGCAAAGTTGTCCTGAGCCT GTGACAGAATGCTGCCCGACGTGCACGTGCAAGAACAAGAAACGAACCAAAAGAAGCACCGAATTGTTGTCTAACGCTATCTTCATCGTTGATTACGATACAACTCCACAGAAGCACCGA GAAAAGCACAGACAAAAGCGTGACGTCCTGGATGATGTAGTAAAGGTGGATGCCAAGTGCAACAGCGAGGAACTAAGGGCAGTTATCATTGAG AATATCGATCGTATGACGTCGGTTTCAAAACGACGTATTCAAGCTGAGGCAGAGCGGCAACTTGGAGGAAG GTACAACGTGATATGTGCTCGCGGAGACTTTTCATACATAACCAACACTGAGAGTTTTTGCCAGCAGACAACTGGAGATGTTACATGTTACGTTTTCAAACAGCTGTCAGACATTATTCGTGCAAGATTATCATGA
- a CDS encoding hypothetical protein (NECATOR_CHRIII.G11798.T1), whose translation MMYGSESWTAPSMVMERLDCTERKLFRRLLAYFWPRVCHNEETYAKVDVVYRRMTRGRHQHLAPPSKVAKVNRLRFFGHIIRRPADRLVQRVLRGLSDSSWKSPRGRKPKFWSEVVKKDMRTVGVDRQFKRDENEDREGWPELCSKTAHLGEYEDNCVRR comes from the coding sequence atgatgtacgggtCGGAGTCTTGGACAGCACCGTCTatggtgatggagaggcttgattgcaccgaaagaaagctgtttagacggctgcttgcctacttttggcctagggtatgccacaatgaagaaacCTACGCGAAagtcgatgtggtgtaccgtcggatgacacgtggaagacatcagcaccttgcaccgccatcgaaagtggctaaagtaaatcgtcttcgcttctttggtcatataataaggagaccagcagatcgccttgtacaacgagttctgaggggTTTGTCGGATTCGAGCTGGAAGAGTCCACGTGGCCGAAAGCCGAAGTTTTGGTCTGAGGTGGTTAAAAAGGACATGAGGACagtcggcgtggataggcagttcaaaCGAGATGAAAacgaagatcgagaaggttggccagagctatgttcaaagacggcacacctcggcgaataTGAGGATAATTGCGTCAGACGGTGA
- a CDS encoding hypothetical protein (NECATOR_CHRIII.G11799.T1) codes for MSEISTKQVVFDGIDAIAKIGLEQQFDVLGKWFHPAERTSDNGGNWSKTRAEAGPFLFNLAIDDIMRRTVDLRPSDVVIAPSGRPLTDLEYANNVVIFTESSKKLQHVFKLVSKLSAAK; via the exons ATGTCTGAAATATCCACCAAGCAGGTGGTCTTTGACGGAATTGACGCAATTGCGAAGATtggacttgaacaacaattcgatgtgctaggaaaatggtttcatccagcggagcgcacgtcggataACG gtggtaactggagtaagacaagagCAGaagcaggacctttcctgttcaacttagctatcgatgacatcatgcgaagaacagtcgatctGCGTCCTTCAGATGTCGTTATAGCACCATCAGGGCgccccttgaccgatctcgagtacgctaacaatgttgttatattcacGGAAAGCAGtaagaaacttcaacatgtctTCAaacttgtatcgaagctgtcTGCAGCCAAatga